gttttCACCGGGAAGGCGTTGAATGAGTGTTTGGGGTTCATTGACGAAGATGAGTCCCTGTACAATGAAACgttagcaatgggcgaggaggttcatccgtggttagcttcgtacctggcaatcccgggtacggttccagaaTGGTTACAAGTAGggaccaaaatacttcggagaactttcaactttgaggctagagggtggttgacctttGTATGCAATCGGCTCGACCTGACTactcatgatcagactattccacttgcccgggcggttcttattgcttctattatggcaggtTATCCTATCAatatgggcaatgtgatgtcccgcactATTTCTGCAGTAGGGGtcgagcatgaccggaactacctttttcccagcacccttactatgtatttccgggaattggaggtggagaagagaccgtttGACGTCAAGGTAAAACCTGTGTCTCCATTCtcctggtacagtttgaaggggccAGACAACCCCAAAGTCAAAAGTTACAAGCCGCCTTCCTCTACtccagctggccagtctgaggagccagtggcggtAGTGTCTTCGGTTGAGCTCCCCACAGAGCCTTCCACCATGCCTACTGTCACCACTGTTGATAATTTGCCTCCACGACCCTCCTCCTCTGCTGGACCCAGTACTTCAGTTGACACGGGGGTCCCTTCTTCCCGGACTCATCCTTTGATGGCCTAGCAGTTGAGCCGGACactagccagtttgaacaactggatgtcagctgcgacatccaagttgtctacatcgTCTGCTACAGTTGAGGCCCATTCATCACCTTCCACTACTCAGTTTActcagtccattgaggacacaCTGAAGAAGCTCCTGGAAAATCAGGAGAAGATTATGAGGACTCAGGACGCCTTGACAATGGCGGTggattcacatagcaaggctttgagggagcttgccaaggagcacaagaagatgaggaagtcaaGGGCACCTAAGGAGTCGGTGAGAGTGCTACGGACTGATGTGGACAGGCTATTGGCAGACcagatgcctttagacttgttattcagggatccagccccagcagcagcaccagtgccaTAGCCACAGCAGGAGCAGGAGCAGGCACCTAGGCCCCCaagaaagaagaggaagctccccaaTTTAGTTGGTGAAGTTATTGAGCTACCAAACCCACAGGAGACCCCCTCCAGTGATGCACCTATCAGTCCGTCAGTTCAGGAGCAGGCCCCAGTCCCaacagctgagcagcaggagatcgggaaccagtctgaggttcccgtacatacagaggacttgGGCACCAatgatgatcccatgcagacggaccACGCCTAGGGAGATCCTatatcctttcttttgttttgatatttatttgatagttggcattaaggacaatgccagcttttattcgtgAGGGTGCACCCTACGTTTTTCtagatgactgtatatatatagattcttagtttatttttattgattttgtgttttttttactttgggttgtatataactttacatttctgtatatattcatccaccgttgtatattctactcccctattgtacatattcattgtattttctattttcgcaaaatttttgtttttagctttgtagttagACTCGTAGCCGCTTGTTTTGATTTTGGCGtttccaataagcccttggttttcttaatgccacggttctttccaagggtgaaatattgtgcgaaccgggtggctcttcccaatgatagatggcgtgataaccttcttaagggtttgagttcgtttctttgatttttcttttgtttttgatagCGTAGTTAAAGgcacctcaggcaaagcttcacttgagcctagcacatttgcctttgatcccatggtcaaagacataatgttgtgttcaggatggtgaaagtcgtggctttGAGACTCTTGCATTGACCAAAcgatcatcatgtggtctttttggaccattgtgtgtttaaatcataactaaggtcattgtgggccctcgactcgatgtCTTTAGCAAATCCCTAGCGCGTGTGGTGAGGAATTGAAatttgagtccaagtcccgagccaatggtctagaacttgccctgaatgtctgttgaggcgaaatcctaggtgaaatttgacttgagaaatgattataggctctccttgatccaaatgctaagttgaacaatttcatagctttccaatgaaataatccctagttaaccctttgagtcttaaacctttttctttcaagaaccaatactacaagcctatacccgttctaaacgaTTACCCTCTCtcggcacccaaatcttcccttgagtaatggaAAAAATCTAAGTTTGGAGGGAGAGACAAGAAAGTAAGCAAAGCAGTaaggtacaaaagaaagaaaagaaggcaatgaaaaagcaagaaaagaaaaatgacaaaaagaaagtcccatgtgaacaagaataaaaagggattcaaggaaaataaaagtgaaaaaggtgtggagaaagtagaaaaaggagaaatgttttgaattctataagaaagagtgacaatgtgtctctctaaccccttgagaAGAAGTGAAATCCTCAAAAAGAGCCAAGAAATTTGCGccgaaatgaatcaaaagaagtgcttaagggaagattgaaccaacgtgaataaaaatatgtcctacccttgCCTAAAAGCCTTCaaaatgactccacaaaagccctatttgatctcaagttgaaggaagcttacattagtggatacttacataaggggaaagcgtatggtacttagagccggacttgtgaccttcctttttgagagagatgagtgaaataaTTTGCTTCAATTTGTGTATCAACATTTAAAAGGTGaagtttgcttagggagagttgaggatgtgagagtttgggttccacaatgaccaaagtaagtgagaaaagctctttgatgaaatgtgtcaactcttgatgctcttgtgtcacacttgatccatagttttcaaagttttaaatgtgttaatgatgcattcgtattgagggcaattgttagtcccaattgatgcttgttgaggttatttcaggatagctggaattacttggatgttcctttaaggggtgggtgttattttgtttgcttgaggacaagcaaaggtttaagtttgagggagttgataagttaggattttaaagtgtttatgtccctacttgcctatgctttgagtataaattgatacaaaaacagtcccaaaatgctcacaagttgtgcttgattgcagggttgattaacaaagtgacaaaatgtcaaagatcggctcaaaaaggagtgaaacctgctcaagtatcaaagaccaagagaagtgaagaaaaaggggcctagtgcggaccgcgtaacaatgaccgcggccgcactagtaGGTTCAGAGACTGGACATTTTCAAGCATAAGGTCACGTGGCTGCGGTAGGATTCATGCGGCCCGCAGagaagcttcgcggccgcactcTTGCTCTATGCGGTCCGCGTTCATAGGGTTTAGCAAAGGGCATTTGTCCTCATGCGGTCTGTGGTCATGtctgcgcggaccgcgccagttgcCTTCACGGCCGCGGTACACTCCTACGTGGTCCGCATCCCCCAGTTCAAGTCATCAAAAACCTGAAGCCCAAGAACCAGTGCGGTCGCGGtccgttttgtgcggcccgcaatGACCctacaggggtatttttgtccagtttttccaacctagtgtaaatagaacattttactactTTTTAAGGGGGTAGTTAGATCTGAGAACAGAAGAACAACTGCACTTGGTGTTGTAGCtatttttggcatatttgcttcccattaacaatagattattgtagtttcttcttagtaatcaattaatatatgtagttcttcatctatttcttcagtttcttctttaattatgtgtagttaaacccattagctagggttgtggctcaaccctagtgtgggtaattgatgggtgttgccatctagggttagattgactatgggtgtttgttatttgggttgattttatgatttaatttagaattggtggttgcaaacactgattcaagctttgtgggtttaactcttcttgagaaagagagtctatgacctcaaaattgacccaacaaggaattgggatggactcatgagagatgatagtcccaattaacgggttaaatctcgagagagtaattaccctacttgtaCCCtggttgcttggtctaatttgccaacccaattggtctcgagagagtcaattgggcaaaatcactatctctaccgagaggtatgagagtgggtaaaattgcgcaatggttatagcataagccccaaataAGTCAACttaagtaacatctacccgtcaattagccatcAAGGTAATGTCATGACCCTAGTGCTCttccttcccattaattacaacttagcaatattctcctagcataatctagctttaatccgtagttttataatagtagttataaatacaaaaactcaaaagatgcttgaagtgacattagaagcacaaccgcaactctaggctagacagaaaatacaactctacTACTAGCTCCTTatggaaattcgatcccggacctctattcgggtaaaactattgcgatccgctcttcctacaatagtgtagtgtcgagtcggcagcgATCAGCACCACTTtacatacatcacaagctccaccaacCAAACAAGTCTCGCACCCTCCTCTACCAGTCACgcttgtttttgtggcacctccacctgctgcattactGCGGTCTTCCAGTGAGCCTCTGCTCCAgactcatgacaaccagtattatccccatgaacccaccttcaacgttccagaaccatattcttacaccccttatcttgatctcccggcagagaccgagaagccacccaaaaatcccgaacatgagtaGATGATCAGAAAGATCAagagcttagaacaatcgttcagagatatgagggggttgggaggtcaagtaagtgtggcctataaggatttatgtctattcccggatgttcagttaccagcaggatttaagatgcccaagtttgatctgtacgacgggcatggtgacccagtatcacacttaagaggattttgtagcaagatgagaggagcaggtggaagagatgaattactgatggcctatttcagccaaagtctgagtggatcggcattggaatggtataccagacaagatcacagcaagtggtacacatgggatgatttggcccaagccttcacctgccattttcagtataatcttgaaattATTCCGGACTGCCTGTCtttgacaaaacttgagaaaaagcacaataaaagtttcagggaatatggttttaggtggagagagcaggcagcaagggtttaccctccaatgaaagaaagtgaaatggtggattattttttgcaggccttagaacctacttattacggtcatctggtatcagcggtaggcaagtctttcaatgaagtggtaaagacgggtagtatggtagaagaagggattaagacaaacaaaatcatgagttattcggctatcaatgaaaccactcaggccattcaaagcggaactggggaagtaattggaaagaagaagaaagaggatgtagcaataattgattcaggagcttggttcatACCCAGAGGTCCAATTACTATAGCCAACCTcaaccccaccaccaaacctatcctcataccccatatagcccaccacaacactactacccaccaccagtccctcatttttctgtccatcatgcacaaacatacACTCAATCTCCCACTCATGCGCAATGGCGTGTGCCAGCTCCACAAAGtatctacccagctccacaaaatgcctatccacccccaagagtctaccgaaatccccctggaataggtttccgacccaatcaggccaccaagaatgagaggttgcagaagaagaaaactttcactccattgggagaatcctataccaatTTGTTCTGTAGGTAgagacaattgggtatgttgAGTCCGATTGAAgcaaaattgccaaatcctcccccgaggaatgTTGATCACTCcatgagttgcgaatattgttctggtgccccggggcacgacacagagaagtgctggcaattgaaaacagctattcaagagctcattgatactaatcggattgaggtccaagctccagaggcacctaatatcaaccagaacccattgccagctcatcaagagacaaatatgattgagatagtgcataaggaaggggagcctaagaagccttcgcaaactgtcatgatgattcggtgcAGTGAAGCCAGGCCGTTCGagaagtcaacaagtgagaagtttgCGATCACGTTGAATGGGgaaaatagtgaaccatctgtggtagtcaagaaggggtcctcaagtgacgttgcagggaaacatgaaagagcaaaagtggttgtgccaggagtggcgaacaagcctgttgtaattatGGAAGGTGCCCGCATAGACCCTATCAtcatcaagccggtaactcaattaccaatagtaAACAGCAAGACgatcccgtggaattatgaacgagtgacagtgacttacagggggaaagaggttaaagaagaagtttgtgagacccatggtttgactcgatcggggagatgctttgcccccaaagagttgagaaaagctaagatctccaaagataacccagtattggcgaagaaagttgtgaccgaggaagaagtagaggaatttttgagaaagatgaaagtgcaggactattccattgtggagcagttgaggaagacaccggctcagatttcattattgtcattattgattcaTTCAGACGaccaccgtcgggctttgatgaagatcctaaatgaagcccacgttcctgacaaaatcttagtaaaccacttggaaaagatagctaacaagatatttgaggtgaacaaagtcacttttttctgatgatgagttgcccatggagggtaccgagcataatagagccctccatctgacagtgaaatgcgaagattccgtggttactcgggtaccgGTTGACAAGGGTTCCAACGCGAACATTTGCCCtatctccactctaaacaagttgaaggtggatgatgaaagaattcacaagaacaatatctgcgtTTGGGGATTCGACGATggggggaaagattcagtcggggacatagtgcttgatcttacaatagggccagttgaatttaccatggagttccaggttcTCAATGTGGTTATTTCTTACAATCTTCTATTAGGTCGACCTTGGGTTCATACTGCCAAAGCGGtctcgtctactctgcatcaaatggtcaagttcgaatgggatagataggaaatcgttgtgcacggcgaagataattagTGTGTTCCCAGCGATGCCATTATTCTGTTCATAGAGTTAGAGGACGAcgaggggccatgggtttatcaggtttttgacacggtatcggtagagaaaattccagaagggaagtgcgttccaaacccgagggtagctgccgcatcagtcatggtagctaccgaaatgttgaaaaatagttttgtaccgggcaagggcttgggtgcatctctgcaaggtatcgtacagccggtatctctccccaaaaacttggatacatttggtttggggttcaagcccacagctacggacgtgaaaagagctagaaagttgaaatagagggcctgggtcctcccaaagcccatcccacggcTCTTCGGGTCATTTGTTAGGCCTGGCACTAAGAAATGCCTAGTGGCAACAATTCCCAGTTTAGTAGTTGATGTAGatagagatttgattgaaaagttcgagaggttattcgccgatgtgaacatgttgaaagctggagagggttcgagtaaagcggatgtgcagtttgttgggcTCAGAGCAAAGATTAAAAATTGGGAAgttactcctctccccaccaggaaggagttttggtagtatgttttgattttctttcagtttatctggattattccagggttgtaattcagattctagattccgtccgtttggatgtataaaccttgttatctttaatgaaatgcaatttccctttttcttccttcttgatagttttatttttgtttttcttttcttccttgtacagttctttttatgctggcttcaatgatatgacatgcatgaggaatctccggcccagtcttaaaagccaatctaattctgaaatagtaattcaagaaatagaatgtgatggtgaatcggaatatgatgagatAATGGGTGATACAGaaacaatcaatttaggggaccaagataatgtccgggaaactaaaataagtgtccatcttgaaccacaactcagaatGGAGATAATTGAAgcattg
The Nicotiana sylvestris chromosome 11, ASM39365v2, whole genome shotgun sequence DNA segment above includes these coding regions:
- the LOC138881594 gene encoding uncharacterized protein, whose amino-acid sequence is MEGTEHNRALHLTVKCEDSVVTRVPVDKGSNANICPISTLNKLKVDDERIHKNNICVWGFDDGGKDSVGDIVLDLTIGPVEFTMEFQVLNVVISYNLLLGRPWVHTAKAVSSTLHQMVKFEWDR